From Amycolatopsis sp. WQ 127309:
GTCGATGGTGGCCCGTACCGCACCCAGCTGAGCCTGGCGGAGCTGTCCGAAGGGGACTGGGTGCGGTTCCTCGACCGGGTCGCGTCGCGTGCCGGGCACCTGGCGGCGTTGCTGGACCGGGACATGCCGCCCGACCTGGTGGCGGCGGCCGACGACGCCGGCGTCCACCTGCTGCCGGTGATCGGCGACCTCGACCCGGAGTGCGACTGCCCGGGCTGGGAGCTGCCGTGCAAGCACGCGGCGGCGTTGTCGTTCCAGGCGTCGTGGCTGCTGGACGCGGACCCGTTCGTGCTGCTGCTGATGCGCGGCATGGGCGAGCGGGAGATCCGGGAGGAGCTGGAGAGCCGGACCGCGCCCCGCGAAGACGTCTCCGCCGACGTCGACCGGACGCCGGGAGAGCTGCCGGACCTGGCGGAGTTCCGGCCCGCGGGGGCGCCGTCGATCCCGGCGGCACCCGGGGTGCCGGCCGAGGCGTTCGCGCTACTGGTGGCCAACGCCGCGACGCAGGCCGGCGCGGTGCTGGCGGGGGAGCCGTGGCCCGGCCGCCGGCAGGACACCGTCCGGCTGGCCGCGCGGTTCCCGTCCTCGCGGCTGGGTGACGGCCCGGAGTTCGAGCGGGCGGTGGCGGCGTGGACGCACGGCGGCCGTGCCGGGCTCGACGTCCTCGACACGACGTGGACGCCGCCGAAGCCGGTGCTCGCGGCCGCGCGGGCCGCACTCGCCGACGTCGACCCGGTGTTCGAGCGCAACCACTGCACGCTCGGCGAGACGCAGCTGCGCCTGGACCACCAGGGCCGGTGGCACCCCTACCGCCGCGAAGGCGGCGTGTGGTGGCCCGCCGGGTCGCCGGAGACCGACCCCGGTCTGCTGCTGGGCTGAAAAGCGCCGGAATTCCCGGTATCCAGCGTGAACCTCGCTGTCTCCTGTCCCGTGACGGCGGCTTCCGCCGGGCCACTGGGGGTGCGGGCGCGCGGGCTCCTCCCGCGCGCCCGCCCGGTCCTTTCTGTCGGTGCCCGGCGCTAGCGTGCGCGGCATGGACCTCGCCGCCGATCTGCACCGCTACCTCCAGGACTCGCGGAACAGCCTGCTCGCGTCGCTGGACGGGCTGAGCGAGTACGACGTCCGCCGGCCGATGACGCCGACGGCGACCAACCTGCTGGGCCTGGTCAAGCACCTGGCCGGCGTCGAGTTCGGGTACCTCGGCGACAGCGTGGGCCGCCCCGCTCCAGTGCCGCTGCCGTGGGTGGAAGACGCGTCGATCTGGGACAGCGCGGACATGTGGGCCACGGCCGGGCAGACCCGCGAGGAGCTGGTCACCCTCTACCGCCGAGCGTGGCGGCACTCCGACGAGTCGATCGCCCAGTTCCCGCTGGACGCCCCGGCGTCAGTTTCGTGGTGGCCGGAAGAGCGCCGGCGGACGACGTTCGGCTCCCTGCTGGTGCGGGTCGTGGCCGAGACCGCGCAGCACGCCGGCCACGCGGACATCATCCGGGAGGCGATCGACGGCCGCCCGGGCGCCGATCACGACGTCGCCGGCGACGCGGACTGGTGGACCCGCCACCTCGCCCGCGTCCAGGAGGCCGCCGACCAGCACGACGGGGTCAGCCGACCGGGGTGACCGCGTAGTCCTTGACCGTCATCGAGTCGTGCATCCGCACGCCGCCGGTGTTGAGCTTCGCGATCGCCCGGGTCAGCCCGGCCGGCAACGCCGACACCAGCTGCCCGCCACGCGCGAGCGCCCAGACCCCGGCGCGCGAACCCGGGATCAGGCTCCGGGCCGCGCCGAGCGCGAACGCCCGGCTCTTGCGCACCAGGTCGCCCATCTCCCGTTCGTAGGCGGCGAACGCCCGCTCGTGGTCACCACCCGCCGCGGCCAGCTCGCCGGCCAGGACGTACGCGCCGAGCACGGCGAGGCTTGTGCTGCCGCCGACGGCCGGGCCCGGGCAGTACCCGGCGTCGCCGACCAGGGTGACGCGGCCCTGGGACCAGGTGTCGCGCTGCAGCTGCGTGATCGAGTCGAAGTAGAACGTGCGCTCGCCGGCCAGTTCGGTCAGCCAGCCGTCGACCTGCGGATGCATCCCGACGAAAGCTTCCCGGAGCAGTAGCTTCTGCCGCGCGACGTCGCGGTGGTGGTAGTCGAGCGGTTCGTCGCGGCGGAAGAGGAACACCGCGCGGGCCTCGTCCATGTGCCGGGCGCTGTAGATCGCCGCGGTGCGCCCGGCGCCGAGGTGGGCGACGGTCTCCCCGTCGAGGCCGAGGGTGTCGGGCAGGGACAGGACCGCGAGGTAGGCGCCGATGAACCGCGTCTGCCCGGCTTCCTCGCCGAAGACCAGGCGGCGCACGTTCGAGTGCAGCCCGTCGGCGCCGACGACGACGTCGAACTTCCGGGACGCGGCGTGGTCGAAGGTCACCGAACCGTCGGGGGAGATGGCCGTGATCGAGTCGCCGAACAGGTACTCGACGTCGTCGCGGCCGGCGTCGTAGTAGATCTCGCTGAGGTCGTCGCGCATGACCTCGACGTGCCGGTCGGAGGTGGCCTGGAAGAGCTTCGCCAGGTCCACCCGGGTCGGCCGGCGCGCGCCTTCGCGGTGCAGTGTCATCCGCGTGGTCCCGGTGGCGAGGGCCTCGACCTG
This genomic window contains:
- a CDS encoding SWIM zinc finger family protein; translated protein: MSDDRVRGFPAFGRTGTRGRFATSWWGRAWVSAMEDTALDLRQLKQGRRYAAAGLVGPITVSPGRIAAVVDDVDGGPYRTQLSLAELSEGDWVRFLDRVASRAGHLAALLDRDMPPDLVAAADDAGVHLLPVIGDLDPECDCPGWELPCKHAAALSFQASWLLDADPFVLLLMRGMGEREIREELESRTAPREDVSADVDRTPGELPDLAEFRPAGAPSIPAAPGVPAEAFALLVANAATQAGAVLAGEPWPGRRQDTVRLAARFPSSRLGDGPEFERAVAAWTHGGRAGLDVLDTTWTPPKPVLAAARAALADVDPVFERNHCTLGETQLRLDHQGRWHPYRREGGVWWPAGSPETDPGLLLG
- a CDS encoding FAD-dependent monooxygenase, whose protein sequence is MRILVQGASIAGPVLAYWLTRHGFDVTVVERAPALRKTGGHAVDLFRPAMDITERMGVLPQVEALATGTTRMTLHREGARRPTRVDLAKLFQATSDRHVEVMRDDLSEIYYDAGRDDVEYLFGDSITAISPDGSVTFDHAASRKFDVVVGADGLHSNVRRLVFGEEAGQTRFIGAYLAVLSLPDTLGLDGETVAHLGAGRTAAIYSARHMDEARAVFLFRRDEPLDYHHRDVARQKLLLREAFVGMHPQVDGWLTELAGERTFYFDSITQLQRDTWSQGRVTLVGDAGYCPGPAVGGSTSLAVLGAYVLAGELAAAGGDHERAFAAYEREMGDLVRKSRAFALGAARSLIPGSRAGVWALARGGQLVSALPAGLTRAIAKLNTGGVRMHDSMTVKDYAVTPVG
- a CDS encoding DinB family protein; translated protein: MDLAADLHRYLQDSRNSLLASLDGLSEYDVRRPMTPTATNLLGLVKHLAGVEFGYLGDSVGRPAPVPLPWVEDASIWDSADMWATAGQTREELVTLYRRAWRHSDESIAQFPLDAPASVSWWPEERRRTTFGSLLVRVVAETAQHAGHADIIREAIDGRPGADHDVAGDADWWTRHLARVQEAADQHDGVSRPG